The genomic region AGGTCAAAAAAGAGAGAACAATTTTATTGTCTTCTTTATGTTTTATCCTTGGTCTGGTATTTAAGGATCAAGGAGATCTCTGAGTGGGTTCCACTGTTACTGTTGAATTATTTGTCCAATATATGCTggattagaaaaaattatgaatgcTGAATAATGTTATGTATatgtaacaaaataaaaggacTGCTGGAAGCTGTACAAATACATAAAATGTTCCCTTAAAGTGTAAAACAGTCAAGTCGATCCATCCTTTTGATCCTAACCAAACGTGCCCACATGCAAAACCCTACCAGCACTTAGTCAGCAGCAGGAAATTGATTATGGCAAAGACAAATGATAAAAAAGCAAtcacaataacaataataccaaattaatattaaaaaagaaaagggaagcTGGAGccaagaaaattaataatggaAAGTCAAAGCACGCCTTTAAggatatgaaaaagaaaaatttaacaatTCTGGTGATGTTGCTGTTGATGATGGTCTCTACTCATCACAATGgtttctatatttatatatggcAGAGGTCCTCTCTTCTTCCATCACTGGTAGTGGTAGGTCTTCTCTTCCATCACCTTTTACCTTATAATTTCCACTACAGGAAATCACCTCATTCAATAACTTTCTCATATCTGATGTTGTCTCATAATACccagaaaaaaaagaaaaaattttatattttgaaactGTGACTTCACACCACGTTTTTATGACAGATTAGTCTACATATAAACATATCTATTTGTATGTTTATCATTCCATGACGTAAACTAATAACCCAGATTATTTATCAAAGGCTAGAGCTTAAATTTAGTTTCCTACTTTGTTGTTAAGAATTCTGAAGTAGGAAAGAAAACCCAGTTTAACCACTTGATTTTAGTGGATCCAGTTGCTAAGTCTTGCAGCCAATGGTTTATCAGCAATTCTATATTAGTATCTGATCATTTTGGAAAGGAATCAGAAAACAAAGTTTGGTaattcagaaaaagaaaaaggcagtGACCTCACAAGTATATAACAAAGGGTGACATAACTAAAATGAACATTCAGGACAGGACTGCTTTGTCAAAGTAGAATCATTTCTTAGATTATTAAGATAATgatacttttttctttttattgatcTTGAGATATCAGAGCCCGAGAATCAATTCTAGTACTTGTAATGAAGATATCATTGCATCTTCTTTGTCTCTTCTCTTCCCTTCTGTTCACTGTAATTATCCCTCTTTTGAACTGCTTTTACTTCACAGGTGAACCATTGACTGCAACATCAGCATTTGCTGCTACTCTAGCTATACCTACTAATCTACTAATTACTTCATTCAAGTTCTTGGCTCCTGTACCTTCTCTTCCcttcatttcattttattgtttattctcgtacctttatttttcttttttctctttttgctatttatcttctttttagtttttcagtttttattaGACATTCAGAACTGAGATGGATGTAACAGtttattgttttttatgtcttttacAGTTTTGGAAGGAATGATTTTGATTGGAACAAAAAAAATGTTGTTGCAGAGGACTTTCTTGGTGGTTGCTCTATTGATCACAGGACTTTTTGGAGCCTTTTTATACACTGTGGAGGGCACACCACAAAGGATTCTTTTAGACTCAGATGTCGACACTGATGATTTCTTTGCCCTTTTGTACCTCTTGAAGCTTAACAGATCAGAGTTCGAGTTAGAGGTTAGTCTTCCTTATGCTTCTCCTGATGTGTGCTTTCTCCTTGTTTCAGCTAGCTTTTGGCCAttgatgaaacaattacattAAGAGTTGGTTTTCAGCTTTTAAACTATTTCAGCTTGTCAAAACTTACCATACTTGTAGActatttgaaatttgaaaaatttgattcacaattgaattattgtattaatcAAGCCACTCACAACCATTCAAATTCAGTTTGGCTTTTAGTTGCAGAAAATTTAGAAAGAGTTCAATCCTGTTGTTAAAGTTAATAATTGAACTGAATTCTACAACTTAAAACAatgcttttttttcttttttttacctTTGAACTTCTCTTCTGTCAGAATAGATTGCAATTCTTTTGCCTTCTACAAAATGCAGTCCTCTGCCAACCGTATACTCCAAGTTATTGGCTCTACTACCAGAAAAATAGAGAtactaatatattatcttGCCACAGGCAGTTACTATCAATGCAAATGCATGGACTGATGCCGGGCATGCCGTGAACCAAATCTATGACATCCTTTACATGATGGGTCGCGACGATATTTCTGTTGGAGTTGGGGGTGAGGGTGGAATACTTGACGATGGCACTATACTCTCAAATGTTGGTGGATATCTTCCGATAATTGAGCAGGTGAATTCAAGTTCTTTCAATGCGAGAAAGTTTCATAAAGaaagttcttttttctcttttttctcttttggtaCTCCTGAAATTTTTGAAGGGGAATGGGGACATCAAGATGTTGACGACAGGAGGTGAATTCTCCTGACCTTCTCTACAATGAGGCAGCTACTCGACCCCCGCCCAATGGgcatctttttgtttttctggTTGTGATGGAGAAAATACTGATAACTGAGGTTCTCAATGTTAGGAAATGTCAACAACAGGAGGCTGTAGATACAGACAAGCTATTCCTGTGGGCCATTTTGGAGGACGATTAGATATTAATTCCAACTATGGCTTAAGGAAAGCGTTTCTGCCACAGGTAGAATTGgacttaaattaatttttatctgtTACATAAGGATTTTGTATAAAAATGAATCCGATACATTTTCTGTTCTGCACTTCTCTATTTAAGAGTTAAACAATATTGAAATATAGTGATGCTAATAGATTGTTCATTCGTAAACCAGGGCAGCAGGAAATATTCCCCTCTTCGACAACCTACTGCACAACAAGTTCTGATAGATAAAATATCTGCAGGCCCTATTAATGTCTTTATAATAGGAGCTCATAcaaattttgcaatttttcttATGAAAAATCCGCATCTAAAGAAGAATGTCAAGCATATATATGTAATGGGTGGTGGTGTGAGGTCACAAAATCCTACTGGTTGTTGCCCACGAAATACACGCTTATCTTGCCATCCTAGACAGTGCGGTGACAATGGCAATCTGTTTTCAGATTACACTAGTAATCCTTACGCTGAGTTTAACATTTTTGGAGATCCTTTCGCTGCGTACCAGGTATGGCAAGTTCTTGCAATTCCTTGGATATCAAGATTAGGTGAATATGATATTGACTGACACCTAGACTCTTTTTTCAGGTTATCCATTCAGGAATACCAGTAACCCTGGTGCCCCTGGATGCAACAAATACAATTCCTATAAGCGAGAATTTCTTTAATACATTTGAGCTTAACCAGCATACATATGAGGCACAATATTGTTTCCAATCTCTGAAAATGGCTCGTGACACTTGGTTTGGTGACCAATTCTACACGGTAATTGTTCTTGaaaatgtttcttttctttgctcCAGTCCCTAATAATCTTTTAGAACGCTCATAATTTAGTAAAAGTTGCTATTGCAGAGCTATTTCATGTGGGATTCTTTCACATCAGGAGTAGCAGTTTCTATCATGCGTAATTCGCATAAGCAAAATGGAGAAAATGAATTTGCTGAAATggaatatatcaatataactGTTGTTACTTCAAATGAACCTTATGGAGCATATGATGGTTCAAATCCATTCTTTGATGGCCGTAAAGTTCCAAAGTTTAATCTGAAGAAAGGTGGAGCACATAGTGGTCATGTACAGACAGGCCTTAGAGACCCTTTCTGCACTGTGCAGAATGAGCAAGGAAGATGCCAGGTGAATCTAACATTAaggtgaaagaaaataataataataatggccTAATGATTTTAccttatgttatttaattcttcaaaatattttttttcataggaTGGCTATACGAAAGAGGTAACAGGTTCTGAAGGAGTTCGTGTTCTTGTGGCAACGAGAGCAAAACCTAATCCAGACACTAGTAGTGAACTTGACAGGGCCTATTTCAAGAGTTTCTTAGATGTAAGTTCATTTAATTACCTATTTTCTTCATTCATTTCCTGATTTTTGTTATTACAGTTATAggattcttgatatgcttgCAAACtgaagattttctttttatttatgcaGGTTCTGAATCACCCTCAACAAACTGGAAGGTTCAATTTTACAACCCAATTTCCTTATTACAAAGAAGTTCTGTACAAGCCAGACTTTGGAACCAAAAGACTTGGCAAACCTGTTGTCTTTGACATGGACATGAGTGCTGGAGATTTTCTTGCTCTAATCTATCTCCTTAAATTGCCTGTAGAACTGATCAACCTCAAGGTAACTGGTTTCTCTAGTTCTATGATTatatgaagaaaatgaaagtcATTTGAGATCCTCTTGCTGTTTCCATCCAGGGTATCATTGTAAGTCCAACTGGCTGGGCAAATGCTGCAACCATAGATGTGGTATATGATTTGCTGCATATGATGGGTCGTGATGACATTCCAGTTGGTCTAGGAAATGTCTTTGCTAGGAACCAGTCTGATCGAATTTTTTCTGCTGTTGGAGACTGCAAGTATGTTAAGGTCATTCCGCATGGTAGTGGTGGATTCTTGGATTCAGACACACTCTATGGTCTTGCTCGAGATCTGCCACGAAGCCCCAGAAGGTACTCTTCTGTTGTGTGGATATTGCTTATGATGATTCTGTTTGCTTATTGAACAGTTTCTAACTCAAAACGACTTTTCTCGTCAAGGTATACTGCACATAACTCTGTAAAATTTGGAGCACCTCGCGACACTGATCACCCTGAACTCAGACAACCTCTAGCACTTGAAGTTTGGGACACTGTAGTAAGAAAATTGGAGCCAGGATCTAAGATTAGCATATTAACCAATGGACCATTGACTAGTTTAGCAGAGATAATTTTATCAGATAATAATGCAAGCTCTGTGATTAAGGTCAGTGCACTTGTCAATTATCTGAAAATGCAGTTCAGATACAAGGCAATAAAATTGTTTCAAATTTCATTGCAGGATGTGTATGTTGTTGGAGGACACATTAGCCATAACAATCTGGACAAGGGAAATGTCTTGACTTCCCATTCTAATGAATATACGGAAATGAATATATATCTTGACCCCTTGGCTGCAAAGACAGTTTTTGAATCATCACTTGACATTACTCTCATTCCACTTGAGGCCCAGCGCAAAGTAAGTTCATTCTCCAAGATCCTACAGAGTCTGAGCAAGACAAATAAGACACCAGAGGCATTGTTCGCGCGGCGTTTGCTATCAAGGCTTTACCGGTTGCATCAAGCACACCACAGATACCATCACATGGTAAAGACAAACAAGTCTTCATttcattcttttccttttccttgcaGAAAACCTAAGGTTCCTGCTATTACTGAATGATGCTCTTCTGCAGGATACATTCTTGGGGGAAATCCTTGGTGCAGTATCCCTGGGTGGCGGCCATGATTCCTTGCTGAACTCAATCTTGAAAATTAAACGGATTAAGGTTCTTGCTGAAGGCGTTGAATCCAGAGAGGGAGAGATTGTGGTGGATGAAAAACAAGGGAAATTAGTCAGACTATTGGATAGTGTAGACCCTACAGTATATTACAACCATTTTGCATGGCAATTGGGAGTTAAAATGCAATCTGCCGTTATAGGAAGCTTTGATGAGCAGAGAAGAATTTGGAGTACAAAACCAAATTCTAAGTAAACTGAAGAATAATATACTTCTTGACGAAATGGACTAATTATTCTTTGACAACAGGAAATTATTTCTCTTCattgaaacatatatatacaagttTCAGTTGCAAATTGTACGCTGATACTGTTAGCACTACAGAAACTACCAACAGAATGATATATTTGATGTAGAAACTATCTActtttgtcattttcttttgctttttagAGCTCAATGAAGAGAAATAATAGCTTaggaaacataaaaaataaacaattgaAAGCTGACATGTATCAAATGAACATGTCAAtgaatagatttttatttttctttttctgatgGCAAAGTAAAATGATGTCATATAAATGGACTGTACCCACTACCCATTGTGGAGCTATTATCATTTATGCTATCTGAATGAAACcactattttctttcattccaGTGATCTAGAAGGCCACAGGtggaaaaataaatcattattatttccCTAAAGTTTCCCCAGTCAAAGATGCTTCTTAGATTTCTTTACAGTGACTTGATGGCTAATGAACACTTACAAACGTCTTTCCCCTTTATTCCAAAATCTTGTCTAATGGATTTTACATTATTGTTAGTTGAGCTGTCAAGGaaaatctctctctctctctctctctctctctctctctctaactCGCCATTCTTATCCACCAAACACAAATGGAGATTCATTTTGGAAAGACCAAAATGTTGGGTAATGGTGATCGAACCTTTCTTCGTAAAGATTTGCAGGAATCAAGGGAATGTTTTCAGAAAGGACATGCGCACAGCGAGCACCCTGTTAAAATTTCATTAGCAATTGCAATGAAAAGATACGGAGAATCAAGtcatatcaataattatttccACGTTTGTGCCATTTTTCCACAGTGAGAGACAGCCTCAACTGATTCCAATTGACCTCAGGAATCAAATCTTCCCCAAGTTGATCCATTCCTTTCCCCAGGACCCTACCTTTATAAATGCATTGACAGTccaatgaatttaataaacttGGTCGGCTGTCTTCTTGGTTGTATTTGTTTTAAGGACTAATTTAGTTATCAGCAGATAACTGCTATAACTATGGGTTGCACCCTGACAAGTTTAGAGAAACCAAAGTGACTATTACATACATGATTACAAAGATGATGCTGATAATTTGCACCTAATAATAGTTCTTTGCCTCTCAACTTTGGCAGACACCCATGCTGAATTTAATAACTTAGCCCATACTATACACGACCAACATTTGTACAACAAGACTCATCGATCTATCTATCTACAGAATGCAACATGTGGTCCTAGCTAGCTTTGCACCAGGTGCATGCATGTTAAAATATCAACTCAATTGTGAGCTACATGGAAACTGTGTATTGAGATTAGCAGGTTAAATTATCTCCAGATCCCCTAAAACCCCAAAATCAAATTGCCTAGACCAAGCTTGCCAAGTAAGTGGTCTTGCAGGCTAACTGAATGAACTGCTGAGCTATACTAGGTGCAACACGAAAGTACACAGCATCCTTCTTATCTATAATTTGCCTGAACTTTATGTGATTCAACCTATGAAACTGACATGGTTGTCTAATTTCCAAGTTTTGAGAAGTAATAATAAGCTGCTTAGATCATCTTTCATGCCCTAAAGTGCTATAAAAACTCTTCAAAGCAACTGTTGAATTGTACTAAATAAGAAGACAGGAAGTTTCTCCA from Ricinus communis isolate WT05 ecotype wild-type chromosome 9, ASM1957865v1, whole genome shotgun sequence harbors:
- the LOC8261524 gene encoding uncharacterized protein LOC8261524 isoform X8, which translates into the protein MSTTGGCRYRQAIPVGHFGGRLDINSNYGLRKAFLPQGSRKYSPLRQPTAQQVLIDKISAGPINVFIIGAHTNFAIFLMKNPHLKKNVKHIYVMGGGVRSQNPTGCCPRNTRLSCHPRQCGDNGNLFSDYTSNPYAEFNIFGDPFAAYQVIHSGIPVTLVPLDATNTIPISENFFNTFELNQHTYEAQYCFQSLKMARDTWFGDQFYTSYFMWDSFTSGVAVSIMRNSHKQNGENEFAEMEYINITVVTSNEPYGAYDGSNPFFDGRKVPKFNLKKGGAHSGHVQTGLRDPFCTVQNEQGRCQDGYTKEVTGSEGVRVLVATRAKPNPDTSSELDRAYFKSFLDVLNHPQQTGRFNFTTQFPYYKEVLYKPDFGTKRLGKPVVFDMDMSAGDFLALIYLLKLPVELINLKGIIVSPTGWANAATIDVVYDLLHMMGRDDIPVGLGNVFARNQSDRIFSAVGDCKYVKVIPHGSGGFLDSDTLYGLARDLPRSPRRYTAHNSVKFGAPRDTDHPELRQPLALEVWDTVVRKLEPGSKISILTNGPLTSLAEIILSDNNASSVIKDVYVVGGHISHNNLDKGNVLTSHSNEYTEMNIYLDPLAAKTVFESSLDITLIPLEAQRKVSSFSKILQSLSKTNKTPEALFARRLLSRLYRLHQAHHRYHHMDTFLGEILGAVSLGGGHDSLLNSILKIKRIKVLAEGVESREGEIVVDEKQGKLVRLLDSVDPTVYYNHFAWQLGVKMQSAVIGSFDEQRRIWSTKPNSK
- the LOC8261524 gene encoding uncharacterized protein LOC8261524 isoform X3: MAEVLSSSITGSGEPLTATSAFAATLAIPTNLLITSFKFLAPRTFLVVALLITGLFGAFLYTVEGTPQRILLDSDVDTDDFFALLYLLKLNRSEFELEAVTINANAWTDAGHAVNQIYDILYMMGRDDISVGVGGEGGILDDGTILSNVGGYLPIIEQEMSTTGGCRYRQAIPVGHFGGRLDINSNYGLRKAFLPQGSRKYSPLRQPTAQQVLIDKISAGPINVFIIGAHTNFAIFLMKNPHLKKNVKHIYVMGGGVRSQNPTGCCPRNTRLSCHPRQCGDNGNLFSDYTSNPYAEFNIFGDPFAAYQVIHSGIPVTLVPLDATNTIPISENFFNTFELNQHTYEAQYCFQSLKMARDTWFGDQFYTSYFMWDSFTSGVAVSIMRNSHKQNGENEFAEMEYINITVVTSNEPYGAYDGSNPFFDGRKVPKFNLKKGGAHSGHVQTGLRDPFCTVQNEQGRCQDGYTKEVTGSEGVRVLVATRAKPNPDTSSELDRAYFKSFLDVLNHPQQTGRFNFTTQFPYYKEVLYKPDFGTKRLGKPVVFDMDMSAGDFLALIYLLKLPVELINLKGIIVSPTGWANAATIDVVYDLLHMMGRDDIPVGLGNVFARNQSDRIFSAVGDCKYVKVIPHGSGGFLDSDTLYGLARDLPRSPRRYTAHNSVKFGAPRDTDHPELRQPLALEVWDTVVRKLEPGSKISILTNGPLTSLAEIILSDNNASSVIKDVYVVGGHISHNNLDKGNVLTSHSNEYTEMNIYLDPLAAKTVFESSLDITLIPLEAQRKVSSFSKILQSLSKTNKTPEALFARRLLSRLYRLHQAHHRYHHMDTFLGEILGAVSLGGGHDSLLNSILKIKRIKVLAEGVESREGEIVVDEKQGKLVRLLDSVDPTVYYNHFAWQLGVKMQSAVIGSFDEQRRIWSTKPNSK
- the LOC8261524 gene encoding uncharacterized protein LOC8261524 isoform X2; the protein is MKISLHLLCLFSSLLFTVIIPLLNCFYFTVLEGMILIGTKKMLLQRTFLVVALLITGLFGAFLYTVEGTPQRILLDSDVDTDDFFALLYLLKLNRSEFELEAVTINANAWTDAGHAVNQIYDILYMMGRDDISVGVGGEGGILDDGTILSNVGGYLPIIEQEMSTTGGCRYRQAIPVGHFGGRLDINSNYGLRKAFLPQGSRKYSPLRQPTAQQVLIDKISAGPINVFIIGAHTNFAIFLMKNPHLKKNVKHIYVMGGGVRSQNPTGCCPRNTRLSCHPRQCGDNGNLFSDYTSNPYAEFNIFGDPFAAYQVIHSGIPVTLVPLDATNTIPISENFFNTFELNQHTYEAQYCFQSLKMARDTWFGDQFYTSYFMWDSFTSGVAVSIMRNSHKQNGENEFAEMEYINITVVTSNEPYGAYDGSNPFFDGRKVPKFNLKKGGAHSGHVQTGLRDPFCTVQNEQGRCQDGYTKEVTGSEGVRVLVATRAKPNPDTSSELDRAYFKSFLDVLNHPQQTGRFNFTTQFPYYKEVLYKPDFGTKRLGKPVVFDMDMSAGDFLALIYLLKLPVELINLKGIIVSPTGWANAATIDVVYDLLHMMGRDDIPVGLGNVFARNQSDRIFSAVGDCKYVKVIPHGSGGFLDSDTLYGLARDLPRSPRRYTAHNSVKFGAPRDTDHPELRQPLALEVWDTVVRKLEPGSKISILTNGPLTSLAEIILSDNNASSVIKDVYVVGGHISHNNLDKGNVLTSHSNEYTEMNIYLDPLAAKTVFESSLDITLIPLEAQRKVSSFSKILQSLSKTNKTPEALFARRLLSRLYRLHQAHHRYHHMDTFLGEILGAVSLGGGHDSLLNSILKIKRIKVLAEGVESREGEIVVDEKQGKLVRLLDSVDPTVYYNHFAWQLGVKMQSAVIGSFDEQRRIWSTKPNSK
- the LOC8261524 gene encoding uncharacterized protein LOC8261524 isoform X4, whose translation is MAEVLSSSITGSVLEGMILIGTKKMLLQRTFLVVALLITGLFGAFLYTVEGTPQRILLDSDVDTDDFFALLYLLKLNRSEFELEAVTINANAWTDAGHAVNQIYDILYMMGRDDISVGVGGEGGILDDGTILSNVGGYLPIIEQEMSTTGGCRYRQAIPVGHFGGRLDINSNYGLRKAFLPQGSRKYSPLRQPTAQQVLIDKISAGPINVFIIGAHTNFAIFLMKNPHLKKNVKHIYVMGGGVRSQNPTGCCPRNTRLSCHPRQCGDNGNLFSDYTSNPYAEFNIFGDPFAAYQVIHSGIPVTLVPLDATNTIPISENFFNTFELNQHTYEAQYCFQSLKMARDTWFGDQFYTSYFMWDSFTSGVAVSIMRNSHKQNGENEFAEMEYINITVVTSNEPYGAYDGSNPFFDGRKVPKFNLKKGGAHSGHVQTGLRDPFCTVQNEQGRCQDGYTKEVTGSEGVRVLVATRAKPNPDTSSELDRAYFKSFLDVLNHPQQTGRFNFTTQFPYYKEVLYKPDFGTKRLGKPVVFDMDMSAGDFLALIYLLKLPVELINLKGIIVSPTGWANAATIDVVYDLLHMMGRDDIPVGLGNVFARNQSDRIFSAVGDCKYVKVIPHGSGGFLDSDTLYGLARDLPRSPRRYTAHNSVKFGAPRDTDHPELRQPLALEVWDTVVRKLEPGSKISILTNGPLTSLAEIILSDNNASSVIKDVYVVGGHISHNNLDKGNVLTSHSNEYTEMNIYLDPLAAKTVFESSLDITLIPLEAQRKVSSFSKILQSLSKTNKTPEALFARRLLSRLYRLHQAHHRYHHMDTFLGEILGAVSLGGGHDSLLNSILKIKRIKVLAEGVESREGEIVVDEKQGKLVRLLDSVDPTVYYNHFAWQLGVKMQSAVIGSFDEQRRIWSTKPNSK
- the LOC8261524 gene encoding uncharacterized protein LOC8261524 isoform X7, with protein sequence MMGRDDISVGVGGEGGILDDGTILSNVGGYLPIIEQEMSTTGGCRYRQAIPVGHFGGRLDINSNYGLRKAFLPQGSRKYSPLRQPTAQQVLIDKISAGPINVFIIGAHTNFAIFLMKNPHLKKNVKHIYVMGGGVRSQNPTGCCPRNTRLSCHPRQCGDNGNLFSDYTSNPYAEFNIFGDPFAAYQVIHSGIPVTLVPLDATNTIPISENFFNTFELNQHTYEAQYCFQSLKMARDTWFGDQFYTSYFMWDSFTSGVAVSIMRNSHKQNGENEFAEMEYINITVVTSNEPYGAYDGSNPFFDGRKVPKFNLKKGGAHSGHVQTGLRDPFCTVQNEQGRCQDGYTKEVTGSEGVRVLVATRAKPNPDTSSELDRAYFKSFLDVLNHPQQTGRFNFTTQFPYYKEVLYKPDFGTKRLGKPVVFDMDMSAGDFLALIYLLKLPVELINLKGIIVSPTGWANAATIDVVYDLLHMMGRDDIPVGLGNVFARNQSDRIFSAVGDCKYVKVIPHGSGGFLDSDTLYGLARDLPRSPRRYTAHNSVKFGAPRDTDHPELRQPLALEVWDTVVRKLEPGSKISILTNGPLTSLAEIILSDNNASSVIKDVYVVGGHISHNNLDKGNVLTSHSNEYTEMNIYLDPLAAKTVFESSLDITLIPLEAQRKVSSFSKILQSLSKTNKTPEALFARRLLSRLYRLHQAHHRYHHMDTFLGEILGAVSLGGGHDSLLNSILKIKRIKVLAEGVESREGEIVVDEKQGKLVRLLDSVDPTVYYNHFAWQLGVKMQSAVIGSFDEQRRIWSTKPNSK
- the LOC8261524 gene encoding uncharacterized protein LOC8261524 isoform X6; this encodes MILIGTKKMLLQRTFLVVALLITGLFGAFLYTVEGTPQRILLDSDVDTDDFFALLYLLKLNRSEFELEAVTINANAWTDAGHAVNQIYDILYMMGRDDISVGVGGEGGILDDGTILSNVGGYLPIIEQEMSTTGGCRYRQAIPVGHFGGRLDINSNYGLRKAFLPQGSRKYSPLRQPTAQQVLIDKISAGPINVFIIGAHTNFAIFLMKNPHLKKNVKHIYVMGGGVRSQNPTGCCPRNTRLSCHPRQCGDNGNLFSDYTSNPYAEFNIFGDPFAAYQVIHSGIPVTLVPLDATNTIPISENFFNTFELNQHTYEAQYCFQSLKMARDTWFGDQFYTSYFMWDSFTSGVAVSIMRNSHKQNGENEFAEMEYINITVVTSNEPYGAYDGSNPFFDGRKVPKFNLKKGGAHSGHVQTGLRDPFCTVQNEQGRCQDGYTKEVTGSEGVRVLVATRAKPNPDTSSELDRAYFKSFLDVLNHPQQTGRFNFTTQFPYYKEVLYKPDFGTKRLGKPVVFDMDMSAGDFLALIYLLKLPVELINLKGIIVSPTGWANAATIDVVYDLLHMMGRDDIPVGLGNVFARNQSDRIFSAVGDCKYVKVIPHGSGGFLDSDTLYGLARDLPRSPRRYTAHNSVKFGAPRDTDHPELRQPLALEVWDTVVRKLEPGSKISILTNGPLTSLAEIILSDNNASSVIKDVYVVGGHISHNNLDKGNVLTSHSNEYTEMNIYLDPLAAKTVFESSLDITLIPLEAQRKVSSFSKILQSLSKTNKTPEALFARRLLSRLYRLHQAHHRYHHMDTFLGEILGAVSLGGGHDSLLNSILKIKRIKVLAEGVESREGEIVVDEKQGKLVRLLDSVDPTVYYNHFAWQLGVKMQSAVIGSFDEQRRIWSTKPNSK
- the LOC8261524 gene encoding uncharacterized protein LOC8261524 isoform X5 encodes the protein MSFTVLEGMILIGTKKMLLQRTFLVVALLITGLFGAFLYTVEGTPQRILLDSDVDTDDFFALLYLLKLNRSEFELEAVTINANAWTDAGHAVNQIYDILYMMGRDDISVGVGGEGGILDDGTILSNVGGYLPIIEQEMSTTGGCRYRQAIPVGHFGGRLDINSNYGLRKAFLPQGSRKYSPLRQPTAQQVLIDKISAGPINVFIIGAHTNFAIFLMKNPHLKKNVKHIYVMGGGVRSQNPTGCCPRNTRLSCHPRQCGDNGNLFSDYTSNPYAEFNIFGDPFAAYQVIHSGIPVTLVPLDATNTIPISENFFNTFELNQHTYEAQYCFQSLKMARDTWFGDQFYTSYFMWDSFTSGVAVSIMRNSHKQNGENEFAEMEYINITVVTSNEPYGAYDGSNPFFDGRKVPKFNLKKGGAHSGHVQTGLRDPFCTVQNEQGRCQDGYTKEVTGSEGVRVLVATRAKPNPDTSSELDRAYFKSFLDVLNHPQQTGRFNFTTQFPYYKEVLYKPDFGTKRLGKPVVFDMDMSAGDFLALIYLLKLPVELINLKGIIVSPTGWANAATIDVVYDLLHMMGRDDIPVGLGNVFARNQSDRIFSAVGDCKYVKVIPHGSGGFLDSDTLYGLARDLPRSPRRYTAHNSVKFGAPRDTDHPELRQPLALEVWDTVVRKLEPGSKISILTNGPLTSLAEIILSDNNASSVIKDVYVVGGHISHNNLDKGNVLTSHSNEYTEMNIYLDPLAAKTVFESSLDITLIPLEAQRKVSSFSKILQSLSKTNKTPEALFARRLLSRLYRLHQAHHRYHHMDTFLGEILGAVSLGGGHDSLLNSILKIKRIKVLAEGVESREGEIVVDEKQGKLVRLLDSVDPTVYYNHFAWQLGVKMQSAVIGSFDEQRRIWSTKPNSK
- the LOC8261524 gene encoding uncharacterized protein LOC8261524 isoform X1, producing MKISLHLLCLFSSLLFTVIIPLLNCFYFTGEPLTATSAFAATLAIPTNLLITSFKFLAPRTFLVVALLITGLFGAFLYTVEGTPQRILLDSDVDTDDFFALLYLLKLNRSEFELEAVTINANAWTDAGHAVNQIYDILYMMGRDDISVGVGGEGGILDDGTILSNVGGYLPIIEQEMSTTGGCRYRQAIPVGHFGGRLDINSNYGLRKAFLPQGSRKYSPLRQPTAQQVLIDKISAGPINVFIIGAHTNFAIFLMKNPHLKKNVKHIYVMGGGVRSQNPTGCCPRNTRLSCHPRQCGDNGNLFSDYTSNPYAEFNIFGDPFAAYQVIHSGIPVTLVPLDATNTIPISENFFNTFELNQHTYEAQYCFQSLKMARDTWFGDQFYTSYFMWDSFTSGVAVSIMRNSHKQNGENEFAEMEYINITVVTSNEPYGAYDGSNPFFDGRKVPKFNLKKGGAHSGHVQTGLRDPFCTVQNEQGRCQDGYTKEVTGSEGVRVLVATRAKPNPDTSSELDRAYFKSFLDVLNHPQQTGRFNFTTQFPYYKEVLYKPDFGTKRLGKPVVFDMDMSAGDFLALIYLLKLPVELINLKGIIVSPTGWANAATIDVVYDLLHMMGRDDIPVGLGNVFARNQSDRIFSAVGDCKYVKVIPHGSGGFLDSDTLYGLARDLPRSPRRYTAHNSVKFGAPRDTDHPELRQPLALEVWDTVVRKLEPGSKISILTNGPLTSLAEIILSDNNASSVIKDVYVVGGHISHNNLDKGNVLTSHSNEYTEMNIYLDPLAAKTVFESSLDITLIPLEAQRKVSSFSKILQSLSKTNKTPEALFARRLLSRLYRLHQAHHRYHHMDTFLGEILGAVSLGGGHDSLLNSILKIKRIKVLAEGVESREGEIVVDEKQGKLVRLLDSVDPTVYYNHFAWQLGVKMQSAVIGSFDEQRRIWSTKPNSK